A DNA window from Polyangiaceae bacterium contains the following coding sequences:
- a CDS encoding protein kinase: MGSSPVKRGQLLAGKYEVDEILGEGGMGVVVAARHKDLDQRVAVKFLLPEVAEHQEAAERFRREARAAVKITSEHVARVIDVGALEDGAPYMVMEFLDGNDLSDELRAGPLPVAEAVGYLLQACEAVAEAHAAGIIHRDLKPANLYLHRKADGSRIVKVLDFGISKSLPGSSMDDLALTSTAALIGSPLYMSPEQMHSAKNVDVRTDIWSLGAILYQLLSGRPPYVAESLPQLCSALLNEHPPPLRDLRKEVPAGLATVVMRALAKDRNDRYSSVAEFATNLAEFAPTMAIHVQRASRILSASEARLPGPATERTPMLAVEPALASSSGDAALHATVASEPAGAREGSGGNTMAPWGKTRDRELSQPPRARRRMLGAVAVGALVAGSVVAFGVARTTANGASGAPNQGEPQPAAPPAVSTSSLPEVAPEPAPVPSGSSQDQDDSDTVDAAVAAPAASAAAKAARPSVKPQVSKPKPASGTKPPAVPTQFGGRR, translated from the coding sequence ATGGGTTCGTCTCCCGTGAAGCGCGGTCAGCTACTGGCTGGCAAGTACGAGGTCGATGAGATCCTCGGCGAGGGTGGCATGGGAGTGGTGGTGGCGGCTCGGCACAAGGACCTGGACCAACGCGTTGCCGTGAAGTTCCTGCTTCCCGAAGTTGCGGAACATCAAGAAGCCGCGGAGCGATTCCGGCGCGAGGCGCGAGCCGCCGTCAAGATCACGAGCGAGCACGTGGCGCGGGTCATCGATGTCGGCGCGCTGGAGGACGGCGCGCCGTACATGGTGATGGAGTTCTTGGACGGCAACGATCTGTCCGACGAACTCCGTGCGGGCCCGCTCCCAGTCGCCGAGGCGGTCGGCTACCTGCTGCAGGCCTGCGAAGCCGTTGCCGAGGCTCACGCGGCAGGCATCATCCATCGGGATTTGAAACCGGCGAACCTCTATCTGCATCGCAAGGCCGACGGTTCTCGCATCGTCAAGGTCTTGGATTTCGGGATCTCGAAGTCTTTGCCCGGCAGCTCGATGGACGACTTGGCGTTGACCAGCACGGCGGCGTTGATCGGATCGCCCCTCTACATGTCTCCCGAGCAGATGCACTCGGCGAAGAACGTGGATGTGCGCACGGACATCTGGTCGCTCGGGGCAATCCTGTACCAGTTGTTGTCAGGGAGACCGCCCTACGTCGCGGAGTCGTTGCCGCAGCTGTGCTCGGCCCTGCTCAACGAACATCCGCCTCCGCTACGCGACCTGCGCAAAGAAGTGCCAGCGGGTCTAGCGACGGTGGTCATGCGCGCCTTGGCCAAGGACCGCAACGACCGCTACTCCTCCGTGGCGGAGTTCGCGACGAACCTCGCCGAGTTTGCGCCGACCATGGCGATCCACGTGCAGAGGGCTTCCCGCATCCTGTCGGCGTCGGAAGCACGCCTGCCCGGCCCGGCCACGGAGCGAACGCCGATGCTGGCGGTGGAGCCCGCGCTCGCCTCGTCCAGCGGCGACGCCGCACTGCACGCCACGGTCGCGAGTGAGCCCGCCGGTGCCCGCGAGGGAAGTGGCGGGAACACGATGGCGCCTTGGGGCAAGACCCGAGATCGAGAACTCTCCCAACCGCCCCGCGCGCGCCGGCGCATGCTTGGTGCAGTCGCGGTTGGCGCGCTGGTCGCGGGCAGCGTCGTCGCCTTCGGCGTCGCGCGCACGACGGCGAACGGCGCCTCGGGCGCGCCCAACCAGGGGGAACCGCAGCCCGCGGCGCCGCCTGCCGTCAGCACCAGCTCGCTGCCCGAGGTCGCGCCGGAGCCGGCTCCCGTGCCCAGCGGCAGCAGCCAAGACCAAGACGACAGCGACACCGTAGATGCGGCGGTCGCTGCGCCGGCAGCGAGCGCAGCAGCGAAAGCGGCGCGACCGAGCGTGAAACCCCAAGTGAGCAAGCCCAAGCCGGCGTCGGGCACGAAGCCGCCTGCGGTTCCGACTCAATTCGGTGGCCGCCGCTAG
- a CDS encoding thioesterase family protein, whose product MSATQPRIAKRFTHHFDVVSSDIDELGHAGNVAWVRWVNDAATAHSRSVGLDLPAYLELGLLWVVRRHDIEYLAPALVGDAIDATTWIDDVHGATSTRKTEFHHAGRLLARASTTWALLRIDTGRPTRIPAELIRRYE is encoded by the coding sequence ATGTCCGCGACCCAGCCCCGGATTGCGAAACGATTTACGCACCATTTCGACGTAGTCAGCAGCGACATCGACGAGTTGGGGCATGCGGGCAACGTAGCCTGGGTGCGCTGGGTCAACGACGCGGCTACGGCTCATTCGCGGTCTGTGGGGCTCGATCTGCCCGCGTACCTTGAGCTTGGACTGCTCTGGGTCGTGCGACGCCACGACATCGAGTACCTGGCACCGGCGCTCGTGGGCGACGCGATCGACGCCACCACTTGGATCGACGACGTGCACGGGGCGACGAGTACGCGCAAGACCGAGTTCCACCACGCCGGGCGGCTCCTGGCCCGGGCCAGCACCACCTGGGCATTGTTGCGCATCGATACGGGTCGACCCACGCGCATCCCGGCCGAGTTGATTCGACGCTACGAGTGA
- a CDS encoding CPBP family intramembrane glutamic endopeptidase translates to MSSTRAKHLLLHGLVAVAWLVLFRLLARYAVYLLPDSFANTLSLQAYLAAVAVVATLIGLGIAWVVLPEPRAALGLGRPSARGLALSAGLALPAYVLVSAAAIAIALPTLLDELRRGGRALAQQSTGEFGRALVQSPALLTLLWGAVISPIAEELLFRGALWTWLQRVTARVMASRQPLEPADSTALPAGVITDGWGLRTIKGTAAHLRDGGLATLLVGAVFGYLHMDTPGGLGIVRAVSAFGLGFATGLARHLGGNVWCAVVLHVLFNTASLATARRWVVSEAFPLKYGMPTLLIVAAAVSALATLGLHLATRRRHAN, encoded by the coding sequence GTGTCGTCGACCCGCGCGAAGCATCTGTTGCTGCACGGTCTCGTCGCCGTGGCCTGGCTCGTCCTCTTCCGCCTCTTGGCGCGCTACGCCGTCTATCTGCTCCCCGACAGCTTTGCCAACACGCTCTCGCTGCAGGCGTACCTCGCTGCGGTAGCGGTAGTCGCCACGCTGATTGGGCTGGGCATCGCTTGGGTCGTGTTGCCCGAGCCACGCGCGGCCCTGGGGCTGGGACGCCCGAGCGCGCGGGGCTTGGCGCTGAGCGCAGGTCTCGCTCTACCCGCCTACGTTCTCGTGAGCGCCGCGGCGATCGCGATCGCTCTGCCCACATTGCTCGACGAGCTGCGCCGCGGGGGACGCGCGCTGGCTCAGCAGAGCACCGGGGAGTTCGGGCGCGCTCTGGTTCAGAGCCCAGCGCTGCTGACGCTGTTGTGGGGCGCCGTGATCTCGCCGATCGCCGAAGAGCTGCTCTTCCGTGGCGCACTCTGGACCTGGCTGCAGCGTGTCACTGCGCGCGTGATGGCGTCGCGTCAGCCCCTCGAGCCGGCGGATTCGACGGCGTTGCCTGCGGGCGTGATCACCGACGGCTGGGGGCTCCGCACGATCAAGGGCACGGCTGCACATCTGCGCGACGGGGGCCTTGCGACGCTGCTGGTGGGAGCTGTTTTCGGCTATCTACACATGGATACCCCCGGTGGCTTGGGCATCGTGCGCGCGGTGAGCGCATTCGGGCTCGGTTTCGCCACTGGGCTGGCGCGTCACCTCGGCGGCAACGTGTGGTGTGCGGTCGTGCTGCACGTGCTGTTCAACACTGCGTCACTGGCGACGGCTCGTCGTTGGGTCGTCAGCGAAGCCTTCCCACTCAAGTACGGCATGCCCACGTTGTTGATCGTCGCTGCCGCCGTGAGCGCCCTGGCCACCCTCGGTCTGCATCTGGCGACGCGGCGGCGACACGCGAACTGA
- a CDS encoding LysR substrate-binding domain-containing protein, which yields MDLSALTLTQLRYLVAVESQRSFRGAAELSHVSQPALSMQVQKAEDLLGLAIFDRSQQPVVPTEAGVELLQQARVVLREVDRFRDIVTHERPLSGRYRLGVIPTLATTLLPLLLPRFCAAFPEVELVVEETQTSVLIERLLSDQLDGGLAATPLDTSGIHERVLFQEPLYAYLSPKHALAKKKLLRQSDLVGEHLWLMAEGHCFRTQVMQLCRIDRRSTSSDGVRFESGSFETLVQLVDRGFGVTVLPALSVERLQKRQLQRVRPFAAPTPVREVSFVHAREHLRRPIGDAIVESLLAELPASVTQRSQRRAVLAPT from the coding sequence ATGGACTTATCGGCTCTGACCCTGACTCAACTGCGCTACCTGGTCGCGGTCGAAAGCCAACGCTCATTTCGAGGTGCTGCCGAGCTGAGTCACGTTTCCCAACCCGCCCTCAGCATGCAAGTGCAGAAGGCGGAAGATCTGCTCGGGCTTGCCATCTTCGATCGCTCGCAGCAACCCGTGGTGCCAACGGAAGCGGGGGTCGAGTTGCTGCAGCAGGCGCGGGTGGTGCTGCGCGAGGTAGATCGCTTTCGCGACATCGTGACCCACGAACGGCCCCTGTCGGGTCGCTACCGGCTGGGCGTGATTCCGACCCTCGCGACCACGCTGCTTCCGCTATTGCTACCTCGGTTCTGCGCTGCGTTTCCCGAAGTGGAGCTCGTCGTCGAAGAGACGCAGACCAGCGTTCTGATCGAACGACTGCTGTCAGACCAACTCGATGGCGGCCTGGCGGCGACGCCTCTCGATACCTCGGGGATTCATGAGCGCGTCCTGTTTCAAGAGCCGCTCTACGCCTATCTCAGCCCGAAGCACGCATTGGCCAAGAAGAAGCTCCTGCGCCAGTCGGATCTGGTAGGCGAGCACCTGTGGCTGATGGCCGAGGGGCATTGCTTTCGAACGCAGGTCATGCAGCTCTGTCGCATCGACCGGCGCAGCACCAGCAGCGACGGTGTGCGCTTCGAGAGCGGCAGCTTCGAGACCTTGGTCCAGCTGGTGGATCGCGGTTTTGGCGTCACCGTTTTGCCGGCACTTTCCGTTGAAAGGCTGCAAAAGCGCCAACTGCAGCGCGTACGGCCCTTTGCCGCTCCGACGCCGGTGCGTGAAGTCAGCTTCGTCCACGCGCGCGAGCACTTGCGCCGCCCCATCGGCGACGCCATCGTCGAGTCGCTGCTGGCGGAGCTGCCCGCAAGCGTCACGCAGCGCAGCCAGCGCCGCGCGGTCTTGGCGCCGACCTGA
- a CDS encoding rubrerythrin family protein: MPKLDGTKTHTHLKEAFAGESQANRRYLYFAKVADVEGYPEVAGLFKDTADGETGHAHGHLDFLKQVGDPATGKKIGATKDNLAAAVAGETHEYETMYPGFAKTAREEGFDEIAEWFETLAKAEKSHAGRFQKALDTLD; the protein is encoded by the coding sequence ATGCCCAAGCTCGACGGAACCAAGACCCACACCCACCTGAAGGAAGCCTTCGCCGGCGAGTCGCAAGCGAATCGCCGCTACCTCTACTTCGCCAAGGTGGCCGACGTAGAAGGCTACCCGGAGGTCGCGGGACTGTTCAAGGACACTGCCGATGGCGAGACGGGTCACGCCCACGGGCACTTGGACTTCTTGAAGCAGGTCGGCGATCCGGCCACCGGCAAGAAGATCGGTGCCACCAAGGACAACCTGGCGGCCGCGGTCGCGGGCGAGACTCACGAGTACGAAACGATGTACCCGGGCTTCGCCAAGACCGCACGAGAAGAAGGCTTCGACGAGATCGCGGAATGGTTCGAGACCCTCGCCAAGGCCGAGAAGAGCCACGCCGGGCGTTTCCAGAAAGCGCTCGATACGCTCGACTGA
- a CDS encoding heterodisulfide reductase-related iron-sulfur binding cluster — translation MSHIPREPTAPPAFDPNHERYWDARDLEAELRRTYQICHECRMCVTYCGSFPILFDAIDADIDAGRAEGAEAVTAEVVRKVTDHCWQCKLCYIKCPYTPDEKARELLDFPRLMAREKAQRARRDGIPLVDRVLGEPRLLGALGSGINAAPANFVNANRLARKLTEKVAGISADFPLPPMAKTPFGSWFATRQPAADAGEAGKVVLFATCYGEYNFPDVPRAAVQVLEHNGFEVLLPDPVDCCGMPNLDGGDVAAAKEKMARNVRGMLPLVRQGYKIVTPGPTCGYTMKQEWPVYLASDEAKEVAAATRDLMEFLDELRREKRLRKDFQRGLGKVAYHAACHLRAQKIALPGARLLGLLPETEVRSVERCSAVDGTWGMKAEYYAEGRRYARRMATALAPEDDEPDVIVTDCSLAGQRILAENGVSALHPIVALRDAYDIEAGARPLETEKA, via the coding sequence ATGAGTCACATTCCCCGCGAACCCACTGCCCCGCCCGCCTTCGACCCCAACCACGAGCGCTACTGGGACGCGCGCGATCTGGAGGCAGAACTGCGGCGCACCTATCAGATCTGCCACGAATGCCGCATGTGTGTGACCTACTGCGGCTCGTTTCCGATCCTGTTCGACGCCATCGACGCCGACATCGACGCGGGTCGCGCCGAGGGAGCCGAGGCGGTGACCGCTGAGGTCGTGCGCAAAGTCACCGACCACTGTTGGCAGTGCAAGCTCTGCTACATCAAGTGCCCCTACACGCCCGACGAGAAGGCCCGGGAGCTGCTCGACTTCCCTCGCCTGATGGCGCGCGAGAAGGCGCAACGCGCGCGACGCGACGGGATTCCATTGGTCGACCGGGTCCTGGGCGAGCCGCGCCTGCTCGGGGCACTCGGCTCGGGCATCAATGCGGCGCCCGCCAACTTCGTCAACGCGAACCGACTGGCTCGCAAGCTGACGGAGAAGGTGGCCGGCATCAGCGCCGATTTCCCGCTGCCGCCCATGGCCAAGACGCCCTTCGGCAGCTGGTTTGCGACGCGACAGCCCGCGGCGGATGCCGGCGAGGCCGGCAAGGTGGTGCTCTTCGCCACTTGCTACGGCGAATACAACTTCCCTGACGTCCCGCGCGCGGCGGTCCAGGTTCTGGAACACAACGGCTTCGAGGTGCTGTTGCCGGACCCCGTGGACTGCTGCGGCATGCCGAACCTCGACGGCGGCGACGTCGCTGCTGCCAAAGAGAAGATGGCGCGCAACGTGAGGGGCATGCTGCCGTTGGTGCGCCAGGGCTACAAGATCGTCACCCCAGGCCCCACCTGTGGCTACACCATGAAACAGGAGTGGCCGGTGTACTTGGCCAGCGACGAAGCCAAGGAAGTCGCGGCGGCAACGCGGGACTTGATGGAGTTCTTGGACGAGCTGCGGCGTGAAAAGCGCTTGCGCAAAGACTTCCAGCGCGGACTGGGCAAAGTGGCGTACCACGCGGCATGCCACCTGCGCGCGCAGAAGATCGCGCTACCTGGCGCGCGATTGCTCGGGCTCCTGCCCGAGACGGAGGTTCGCTCCGTCGAGCGTTGCTCGGCGGTGGATGGCACGTGGGGCATGAAAGCGGAGTACTACGCCGAGGGACGTCGCTATGCGCGGCGTATGGCCACCGCTCTTGCGCCCGAGGATGACGAGCCGGACGTGATCGTCACCGATTGCAGCCTCGCCGGACAGCGCATCTTGGCGGAGAACGGAGTCTCCGCACTGCACCCCATCGTGGCCCTGCGCGACGCCTACGACATCGAGGCAGGGGCTCGGCCCCTCGAAACGGAGAAGGCATGA
- a CDS encoding DUF3501 family protein produces the protein MKPVERSEILSLGAYEEIRDRFRARIIAEKKNRRLAVGANMTALFENHDTVLYQIQEMLRTERITSESGIAHEIETYNTLVPAADELCMTLLVEYPEKKERDRMLVELAGLEETVYVSVGGTRVLGAAEARSDDHSRTTAVHYLKFALGRELTQALQRGAPASVGVDHPKYRVETPLGKETRASLVADLTA, from the coding sequence ATGAAGCCCGTCGAACGCAGCGAGATCCTCAGCCTGGGTGCCTACGAAGAGATCCGTGACAGGTTTCGAGCGCGGATCATCGCCGAGAAGAAGAATCGACGCCTGGCCGTCGGGGCAAACATGACGGCCCTGTTCGAGAACCACGACACCGTGCTCTACCAGATACAAGAGATGCTGCGGACGGAACGCATCACTTCCGAGAGCGGGATCGCCCACGAGATCGAGACCTACAACACCCTCGTCCCCGCGGCCGACGAGCTTTGCATGACGCTCTTGGTCGAGTATCCCGAGAAGAAAGAACGCGATCGCATGCTGGTGGAGCTCGCAGGCCTGGAGGAGACGGTGTACGTGTCGGTCGGGGGCACTCGCGTCCTTGGCGCGGCCGAGGCCCGAAGCGACGACCACAGCCGCACCACCGCCGTGCACTACTTGAAGTTCGCCTTGGGGCGCGAGCTGACCCAGGCTCTGCAGCGGGGCGCGCCCGCCAGTGTTGGCGTCGATCACCCGAAGTACCGGGTAGAGACTCCGCTGGGCAAGGAGACACGAGCCAGCCTCGTCGCCGATCTAACGGCCTGA
- a CDS encoding VWA domain-containing protein yields the protein MRWPYLLLGVGVLVACSAGSDDGSSVGGGASSGTGAKGGNGGNGGNGGGIIITDGGGNGGNGGSLGDAACATQVYNGERLPLDMYIVFDRSGSMSTQTASGTLWEATKQAFLTFIQSPTTAGIGVGLQFFPPGQSSGSNCFGVPPCASGCIDFAGFCVPGGDEGCLPSDYLPPSVFIEQLPGVAPKVTAALNGTSPGGGTPTTPAMKAAGQAVTSYAAQNPTRKVIIVLATDGNPNDCNSDIASVSAVAKAAAASSPPVSTFVIGINNSGVNTSGLDQIAAAGGTTKALIVDPAKAGAEFLAAIQAIQGQALGCTFKMPPPPAGETINPNQVNVWYTPSAGSPELIYKVPNAAGCDPTLGGWYYPNPQNPQEVELCPTSCSKIEGTKGEVRIELGCATVEIPK from the coding sequence ATGCGGTGGCCGTACTTGCTGTTGGGCGTCGGTGTGCTGGTGGCTTGCAGTGCAGGTTCCGATGACGGATCGAGCGTTGGCGGCGGCGCCAGCTCAGGTACGGGGGCGAAGGGCGGCAACGGCGGCAACGGCGGCAACGGCGGCGGCATCATCATCACCGACGGCGGTGGGAATGGTGGCAATGGCGGCAGTCTGGGCGACGCGGCGTGCGCCACGCAGGTGTACAACGGAGAACGCCTGCCTCTGGACATGTACATCGTGTTCGATCGCTCCGGGTCGATGTCCACCCAAACGGCCAGCGGTACCTTGTGGGAAGCGACCAAGCAGGCCTTCCTCACCTTCATACAGTCGCCGACGACGGCGGGTATCGGTGTGGGCTTGCAGTTCTTCCCACCCGGGCAGAGTTCGGGTTCCAATTGCTTCGGCGTGCCGCCGTGTGCTTCGGGGTGCATCGACTTCGCGGGCTTCTGCGTGCCCGGTGGCGACGAAGGCTGCCTACCGAGCGACTACCTGCCGCCTTCAGTCTTCATCGAACAATTGCCCGGCGTGGCGCCCAAGGTCACGGCGGCGCTGAACGGCACGTCGCCTGGCGGTGGCACACCCACGACGCCAGCAATGAAGGCGGCGGGGCAAGCCGTCACGTCCTACGCAGCGCAGAATCCGACACGCAAGGTGATCATCGTGCTGGCCACGGATGGCAACCCCAACGACTGCAACAGCGACATCGCGTCGGTGTCCGCGGTGGCAAAGGCTGCCGCTGCGTCGTCGCCGCCCGTCTCTACCTTCGTCATCGGCATCAACAACTCCGGTGTGAATACCTCCGGGCTGGATCAGATCGCAGCGGCTGGTGGCACCACCAAGGCACTGATCGTGGATCCCGCCAAGGCGGGCGCTGAGTTCCTGGCGGCGATCCAAGCCATCCAGGGTCAGGCCCTCGGTTGCACCTTCAAGATGCCTCCGCCGCCCGCGGGCGAAACGATCAACCCGAATCAGGTGAACGTCTGGTACACGCCCTCCGCGGGCTCGCCTGAGCTCATCTACAAGGTGCCCAACGCTGCGGGTTGCGATCCGACGCTGGGGGGTTGGTACTATCCGAACCCGCAGAATCCCCAGGAGGTCGAGCTGTGTCCGACCTCGTGCAGCAAGATCGAGGGCACCAAGGGCGAGGTGCGCATCGAGTTGGGCTGCGCCACTGTCGAGATCCCAAAGTAG
- a CDS encoding DUF72 domain-containing protein, with translation MGARADRSLVIPEPDPARLADATALADQARLPARAGAVWFGTAGWTDPTLVKSGSFYPKVSQSAEERLGFYAEHFSLVEVDATYYSLLPVETARRWAEWTPAEFVFDVKAHPVVTGHPVDVTRLPKDLREALRAHSDKPRIYPRDLPGELAREMEARFFALLEPLRDAGKLGCVLAQFPPWFSATRGNARAVQALRERWPEVPFAVEFRHKSWLEPERRERVTRLLTEHRLSYVCVDEPPARVGGLPGAVFVTHPELAVVRFHGHNLAGWNRRGASVHERFDYLYSSAELRTWVEPVQRLAREAKRVHAVFNNCVRNYAVLGAKGLSVLLTAGSDPTAGPATA, from the coding sequence ATGGGCGCACGCGCAGATCGTTCCCTGGTCATTCCCGAGCCCGACCCGGCCCGACTGGCCGACGCCACGGCGCTGGCGGACCAGGCCCGCTTGCCGGCACGCGCAGGCGCGGTGTGGTTTGGCACCGCAGGTTGGACGGATCCCACCTTGGTGAAGAGCGGCAGCTTCTATCCGAAGGTGAGCCAGAGCGCCGAAGAGCGCCTCGGCTTCTACGCCGAGCATTTCTCCTTGGTCGAGGTAGACGCGACCTACTACTCGCTCCTTCCCGTGGAGACCGCTCGACGCTGGGCAGAGTGGACGCCAGCGGAGTTCGTGTTCGACGTGAAGGCGCACCCCGTGGTCACCGGGCATCCCGTGGACGTCACGCGGCTACCCAAGGATCTGCGCGAAGCGCTCCGCGCACACAGCGACAAACCGCGGATCTATCCTCGGGACTTGCCCGGCGAACTAGCGCGAGAAATGGAAGCGCGCTTCTTCGCGTTGCTCGAGCCCTTGCGCGACGCAGGCAAGCTGGGCTGCGTGCTGGCGCAGTTCCCACCCTGGTTCAGCGCGACCCGGGGCAACGCGCGCGCGGTGCAGGCGCTGCGCGAGCGCTGGCCCGAGGTGCCCTTCGCCGTCGAGTTTCGCCACAAGAGCTGGCTCGAGCCCGAGCGGCGCGAGCGGGTCACGCGCCTGCTGACCGAACACCGCCTGAGCTATGTTTGCGTGGACGAGCCACCAGCGCGCGTGGGCGGATTGCCCGGCGCCGTCTTCGTGACCCACCCGGAGCTAGCCGTGGTCCGCTTTCACGGTCACAACCTGGCCGGCTGGAACCGCCGGGGGGCGAGTGTGCACGAACGCTTCGACTATTTGTACTCGTCGGCAGAGCTCAGGACTTGGGTAGAACCTGTCCAGCGACTGGCTCGAGAAGCCAAGCGCGTTCACGCCGTGTTCAACAACTGCGTCAGGAACTACGCAGTCTTGGGCGCCAAAGGGCTATCGGTGCTGCTGACGGCGGGTTCGGATCCCACTGCGGGCCCCGCGACCGCCTGA
- a CDS encoding DUF72 domain-containing protein, with translation MTRGQQLDLFAGPPAPPPALDALRLEADRALMAKVPAHVRFGTSSWSFPGWAGLVYAGTPTERDLAERGLEEYAAHPLFSTVGIDRSYYAPLDVATLERYRAQLPVDFPCVVKAWSELTQRVHPRSREPNPRYLDVEVARREVILPLKEHFAAHVGVVVFEFMPLRRGELPSPHGFVDELREFFSSLPRDLSYAVELRNRELFTHRYLDALGELGVGHVLNFWERMPTIGEQLRAPGVLSAPIVVARLLIPPGQRYAETKAAFAPFDRIVKPQADMRADIVKLSEACALLGKTLLVIVNNKAEGSSPLTVRGLAEQLVAEA, from the coding sequence GTGACCCGAGGTCAGCAGCTGGATTTGTTCGCAGGGCCGCCCGCTCCACCCCCAGCTCTGGATGCGCTCCGGTTGGAGGCGGATCGCGCGCTGATGGCGAAGGTTCCAGCGCACGTGCGCTTCGGCACCAGCAGTTGGAGCTTTCCCGGGTGGGCGGGGCTGGTCTACGCGGGCACCCCCACGGAGCGCGACCTCGCGGAGCGTGGCTTGGAAGAGTACGCGGCTCATCCCCTGTTCTCGACGGTCGGGATCGACCGCAGCTACTACGCGCCCTTGGACGTGGCGACCCTCGAGCGCTATCGCGCCCAACTGCCGGTGGATTTCCCCTGCGTCGTCAAAGCCTGGAGCGAGCTCACGCAGCGGGTCCATCCCCGTAGCCGCGAGCCCAATCCTCGCTATCTGGACGTGGAAGTCGCGCGTCGCGAAGTGATACTGCCGCTCAAGGAGCATTTCGCCGCGCACGTGGGAGTCGTGGTCTTCGAGTTCATGCCCCTGAGACGCGGCGAGCTGCCGTCGCCTCACGGCTTCGTCGATGAGCTGCGCGAGTTCTTCTCGAGCTTGCCGCGAGATCTCTCCTACGCCGTGGAGCTGCGCAATCGCGAGCTCTTCACCCACCGCTACTTGGACGCCTTGGGTGAGCTAGGGGTAGGACACGTGCTGAATTTCTGGGAACGCATGCCGACGATCGGCGAGCAGCTGCGAGCGCCGGGGGTGCTCAGCGCCCCCATCGTCGTCGCACGCCTGCTGATCCCGCCGGGACAGCGCTACGCCGAGACCAAGGCTGCCTTCGCTCCCTTCGATCGCATCGTGAAGCCCCAGGCGGATATGCGAGCGGACATCGTCAAGCTGAGCGAGGCCTGCGCGCTGCTGGGCAAGACTCTGCTGGTGATCGTCAACAACAAGGCCGAGGGCTCGAGCCCGCTGACGGTGCGAGGGCTTGCCGAGCAACTCGTCGCCGAGGCTTGA
- a CDS encoding phosphotransferase family protein, whose amino-acid sequence MSEHVDGAGGVRSGEELELEPLCAYLRDQLAEIPKDAEVAVEQFHSGHSNLTYLVRAAGREYVLRRPPFGSKVKSAHDMGREFRVLDKLSRVYPLAPEPLLHCSDASVLGAEFYVMRRLRGIILRKDLPVGLTLSEAEVRKLHQNLVRELARLHALDYRAIGLGDLGKPEGYVERQVRGWTRRYHDAKTDDIPAVPRLAEWLESSRPSESGAGLIHNDYKLDNVVLDPDEPTRIVGVLDWEMSTVGDPLMDLGTTLSYWVEAGDSDEFQLTRWGPTHLPGSLTRQEIVELYAAESGRDLGSAVFYYAFGLFKTAVVLQQIYYRYAKGLTKDPRFAVLIHGVRVLAARGVEAIESGRVGVA is encoded by the coding sequence ATGAGTGAGCACGTCGATGGCGCCGGTGGCGTCCGGTCCGGAGAAGAACTGGAACTCGAGCCGTTGTGCGCCTACCTGCGCGATCAGCTGGCGGAGATCCCCAAGGATGCGGAAGTCGCCGTCGAGCAGTTCCACAGTGGTCACTCGAACTTGACCTACTTGGTGCGCGCAGCGGGGCGTGAGTACGTGCTGCGGCGCCCGCCCTTTGGCAGCAAGGTCAAGAGCGCCCACGACATGGGCCGCGAGTTTCGCGTTCTCGACAAGCTCTCCCGCGTCTACCCGCTCGCGCCGGAGCCTTTGCTTCATTGCAGCGATGCCAGCGTCTTGGGCGCGGAGTTCTACGTGATGCGGCGCTTGCGCGGCATCATTCTGCGCAAGGACTTGCCGGTAGGGCTCACGCTTTCCGAAGCGGAAGTTCGAAAGCTCCATCAGAACCTCGTGCGCGAGCTCGCGCGTCTGCACGCCCTCGACTACCGCGCCATCGGTCTCGGGGACCTCGGCAAACCCGAGGGCTATGTCGAGCGCCAAGTGCGTGGCTGGACTCGGCGCTATCACGACGCCAAGACCGACGACATTCCGGCCGTGCCGCGTCTCGCCGAGTGGCTCGAGTCGAGTCGCCCCAGCGAGAGCGGGGCCGGGCTGATCCACAACGACTACAAGCTCGACAACGTCGTGCTCGACCCGGATGAGCCGACGCGGATCGTCGGCGTGTTAGATTGGGAGATGAGCACGGTCGGTGACCCGTTGATGGATCTGGGCACGACCTTGAGCTACTGGGTGGAAGCAGGGGATAGCGACGAGTTCCAGCTCACGCGCTGGGGCCCGACGCATTTGCCCGGTAGCCTCACCCGTCAAGAAATCGTCGAACTCTACGCCGCGGAGAGTGGTCGCGACCTGGGGTCAGCGGTCTTTTACTACGCCTTCGGACTGTTCAAGACCGCGGTGGTGCTGCAGCAGATCTACTACCGCTACGCAAAGGGCCTGACAAAGGACCCGCGCTTCGCGGTGTTGATCCACGGCGTTCGCGTGCTCGCGGCTCGCGGCGTGGAAGCGATCGAGAGTGGACGCGTGGGAGTGGCGTGA